A portion of the Meriones unguiculatus strain TT.TT164.6M chromosome 11, Bangor_MerUng_6.1, whole genome shotgun sequence genome contains these proteins:
- the Txndc17 gene encoding thioredoxin domain-containing protein 17: protein MATFNEVSVSGFEEFDNAVKEHQGKTIFAYFSGSKDTEGKSWCPDCVEAEPVVREGLKHVTEDCVFIYCQVGDRDYWKDPNNDFRQKLKLTAVPTLLKYGTPQKLVESECLQANLVEMIFSED, encoded by the exons ATGGCCACCTTTAACGAGGTTAGCGTGTCCGGTTTCGAAGAGTTTGATAATGCTGTAAAGGAGCACCAGGGCAAGACCATTTTCGCCTATTTCAGCGGTTCTAAGGATACTGAAGGGAAGAGCTGGTGTCCGGACTGCGTGGAAG ctgagccAGTCGTTCGAGAGGGGTTGAAACATGTTACTGAAGACTGCGTGTTCATCTACTGCCAAGTAGGAGACAGAGATTA CTGGAAAGACCCAAATAATGACTTCAGACAAAAACTAAAATTAACTGCAGTGCCTACACTCCTTAAATATGGAACA CCTCAAAAACTTGTGGAGTCTGAGTGCCTTCAGGCCAACCTTGTAGAGATGATCTTCTCCGAAGATTAG
- the LOC132646257 gene encoding collagen alpha-1(I) chain yields the protein MPLRCVEAGRSRRGVRSLWARKWCAGLTGGFVVRCRAKSSVWGTRCANIGRLQDGRRPLGRRTTEPAGPPGINKAFEKPGTAGSVEAAMDPRTVWVNGAVGQPEVVGPAGSVWVTGSGKEEPDHGSPPNCEKNGRPATLGHESILELWLKVQTMRVASGCWERSRVELHPHPGGEEPVEKGIPGRASWVETSQGDVTGPWVRGHARAFPQTSGLSSARGTGAGCGRVSIFCRQGQAGKTPSAVGEPGIVEKVGCAALGPWEKRQTVAVPEAIGWSEALKGPRAGEVREYASTSGLCGGGQSVQVSGALAEEAVYGHMLWEREQIVGSSDVLMVLPRAMEDETIPQGVPGLWQRRQEVEDVGSGSIPGLRAIGQPVGVSCARKGGAKCGGDPGPWGAVQAVELSPSEEQEAGSQDVQSMWARERAVGASIVLGKEADDASVPGLWGTRRLPGLQTVVIPGDKEEETSYVSGFGERQQALGSPLAEPLPGTVMEETHSENLPSFWERRQIMREQEAQEPAALGIPGAVDQDASCGGPLCPYGRRQAMGLIETEVMPKHRCATEGVPSALGVPVALWVCQESSSTDGMNLPERTHAVSGRPMAPEECSSVAEDAESGSLPGSWGRRPAIGVPMAPEIPGSVEVEAGSRGFPDLSGRTQTVGIAAIEGVAPAGVDMAPRVSSSVREHISARRISDSVGGRPATGVSMTLGFPLSTGDEMLSESLQRRQSATMPVARIATSMGVPTASGLFGSHRVVDSGCGKNSGMWQRRQMTEVPAAARISSLEREAGSEGVSALWRVHSGTVSEAVRGPLHQGMLAAVGVPVVGHVPAAVWMTGSPGEEASVGDYDLKGVTRQSIEGIRASGEETGSRGILGFAGRGQAMGVSYACELGGRMWGSPRSAGEDTTYDNFPRVSARKTTVLAVSKEDIGLGHFRGDLQGNGRRAMEGVPEAGVRENDLGEKGEEGL from the coding sequence ATGCCGCTTCGTTGCGTGGAGGCTGGCAGGTCGCGGCGGGGTGTTCGCTCCCTGTGGGCGAGGAAGTGGTGTGCAGGGCTGACCGGAGGCTTTGTAGTGAGGTGCCGGGCGAAGTCGTCAGTTTGGGGAACGCGCTGTGCAAACATAGGGAGGCTGCAGGATGGTCGGCGGCCTTTGGGGAGGAGGACTACGGAGCCGGCAGGCCCCCCTGGGATAAACAAGGCCTTTGAGAAACCTGGGACTGCAGGCTCGGTTGAGGCAGCAATGGACCCCAGGACAGTGTGGGTGAACGGGGCTGTGGGCCAACCTGAGGTGGTTGGGCCTGCTGGGTCTGTGTGGGTGACTGGATCTGGGAAGGAGGAGCCAGACCATGGGAGTCCACCAAACTGTGAGAAAAATGGTCGTCCAGCAACACTTGGTCACGAGAGCATCCTCGAACTGTGGTTGAAGGTGCAGACTATGAGGGTAGCTTCAGGATGCTGGGAAAGAAGCAGAGTGGAGCTCCATCCTCATCCTGGGGGAGAGGAGCCAGTCGAAAAGGGTATTCCTGGGCGAGCTTCCTGGGTAGAGACCAGCCAAGGTGATGTCACaggaccctgggtgagaggaCATGCTAGGGCATTCCCCCAGACCTCAGGACTGTCCTCAGCTAGGGGAACAGGGGCAGGTTGTGGGAGAGTCTCCATCTTCTGTAGGCAGGGACAAGCTGGGAAGACGCCTTCTGCTGTGGGTGAGCCTGGGATAGTGGAGAAGGTAGGCTGTGCTGCCTTGGGCCCTTGGGAAAAAAGACAAACTGTGGCAGTGCCTGAGGCCATAGGATGGTCTGAGGCCTTGAAAGGGCCCAGAGCTGGAGAAGTGAGGGAATATGCGAGTACCTCAGGTCTGTGTGGGGGAGGGCAGTCAGTACAGGTTTCTGGGGCTCTGGCAGAAGAAGCTGTGTATGGGCATATGTTATGGGAAAGGGAGCAAATTGTAGGGAGTTCTGATGTGTTGATGGTACTGCCCAGGGCTATGGAAGATGAAACTATCCCCCAAGGGGTCCCAGGGTTGTGGCAAAGGAGACAAGAGGTGGAAGATGTAGGTTCTGGGAGTATTCCTGGCCTAAGAGCCATAGGGCAGCCTGTAGGAGTATCTTGTGCTAGAAAGGGGGGAGCTAAGTGTGGAGGTGACCCAGGGCCATGGGGAGCTGTGCAGGCTGTAGAGCTATCTCCTTCTGAGGAGCAAGAGGCAGGTTCTCAAGATGTCCAAAGCATGTGGGCTAGAGAACGAGCAGTGGGAGCATCCATAGTTTTGGGGAAGGAGGCAGATGATGCAAGTGTTCCAGGACTGTGGGGAACAAGACGGCTGCCAGGCTTACAGACTGTGGTGATACCAGGAGATAAGGAAGAAGAAACCAGCTATGTTTCAGGCTTTGGGGAGAGGCAGCAGGCTCTAGGGTCTCCTCTGGCTGAGCCATTACCAGGAACAGTTATGGAGGAGACACACAGTGAAAATCTCCCAAGCTTTTGGGAAAGGAGGCAGATCATGAGGGAGCAAGAGGCTCAGGAGCCTGCAGCTTTAGGGATACCTGGGGCTGTGGATCAGGATGCTAGTTGTGGGGGTCCCTTATGCCCATATGGGAGGAGGCAGGCTATGGGATTGATTGAGACAGAGGTGATGCCAAAGCACAGATGTGCTACAGAAGGAGTACCCTCAGCTCTGGGTGTACCGGTTGCCTTGTGGGTGTGTCAGGAAAGCAGCTCTACAGATGGTATGAACCTGCCAGAAAGAACTCATGCTGTCTCTGGGAGGCCCATGGCTCCTGAGGAGTGTTCATCTGTGGCAGAGGATGCTGAGTCTGGGTCTCTCCCAGGTTCATGGGGAAGGAGACCAGCTATTGGGGTTCCCATGGCTCCTGAAATACCTGGTTCTGTGGAGGTAGAGGCTGGCTCCAGAGGTTTCCCAGACTTGTCAGGAAGGACACAAACTGTAGGTATAGCTGCAATTGAAGGGGTAGCACCAGCTGGGGTGGACATGGCTCCCAGGGTATCTAGTTCTGTCAGGGAGCACATTAGCGCTAGGAGAATCTCAGATTCCGTAGGAGGTAGGCCAGCTACAGGGGTGTCCATGACTTTGGGATTCCCTTTGTCCACAGGGGATGAGATGCTTTCTGAGAGTTTACAAAGAAGACAGTCTGCCACGATGCCTGTGGCTAGAATTGCCACAAGTATGGGAGTGCCCACAGCTTCTGGGCTCTTTGGATCTCACAGGGTGGTGGACAGTGGCTGTGGAAAAAACTCAGGGATGTGGCAAAGAAGACAAATGACTGAGGTACCTGCTGCTGCCAGAATCTCTAGCCTTGAGAGGGAAGCAGGCTCTGAAGGTGTCTCTGCTCTGTGGAGGGTACACAGTGGAACAGTTTCTGAGGCAGTGAGGGGGCCTTTGCATCAGGGGATGCTTGCAGCTGTTGGGGTTCCTGTGGTCGGACATGTACCTGCTGCAGTGTGGATGACTGGGTCTCCTGGAGAGGAAGCAAGTGTAGGTGACTATGACCTAAAAGGGGTTACAAGACAGTCCATTGAAGGAATAAGGGCATCAGGGGAGGAAACAGGGAGTAGAGGGATCCTGGGATTTGCAGGGAGGGGCCAGGCTATGGGGGTGTCTTACGCCTGTGAGCTTGGTGGCAGGATGTGGGGCAGTCCAAGATCTGCAGGGGAGGATACAACCTATGACAATTTTCCCAGAGTATCTGCAAGGAAAACAACTGTGCTGGCAGTTTCAAAGGAGGACATAGGCCTTGGCCATTTCAGAGGTGATCTgcaggggaatgggaggagagctATGGAAGGAGTTCCTGAAGCTGGAGTGAGAGAGAATGAtttgggagagaagggagaggaaggattgtGA
- the LOC110551231 gene encoding thymosin beta-10-like gives MADMPDIGDIANFDKAKLKKTEIQEKNTLPTKETTEQEKRSEIS, from the coding sequence ATGGCAGACATGCCCGACATAGGAGACATAGCCAACTTTGATAAGGCCAAGCTAAAGAAAACCGAGATACAGGAGAAGAATACCCTGCCAACCAAAGAGACCACTGAACAGGAAAAGAGGAGTGAGATTTCCTAA
- the Med31 gene encoding mediator of RNA polymerase II transcription subunit 31 has translation MAAAVAMETDDAGNRLRFQLELEFVQCLANPNYLNFLAQRGYFKDKAFVNYLKYLLYWKEPEYAKYLKYPQCLHMLELLQYEHFRKELVNAQCAKFIDEQQILHWQHYSRKRMRLQQALAEQQQQNNTAGK, from the exons ATGGCCGCGGCCGTCGCTATGGAGACAG ATGATGCTGGAAATCGACTTCGGTTTCAGTTGGAGTTGGAATTTGTGCAATGTTTAGCCAACCCAAATTATCTTAATT TTCTTGCCCAAAGAGGTTACTTCAAAGACAAAGCTTTTGTTAATTATCTTAAGTATTTGCTTTACTGGAAAGAACCAGAATATGCCAAGTATCTAAA GTACCCTCAGTGTTTACACATGTTAGAACTGCTCCAATATGAACACTTTCGAAAGGAGCTGGTGAATGCTCAATGTGCGAAATTCATTGATGAACAGCAGATTCTACATTGGCAGCACTATTCCCGGAAGCGGATGCGTCTTCAGCAAGCCCTggcagagcagcagcagcagaataacacagcaggaaaatga